The genomic window CGAACCGGAGCCCGCGGCCCGGCTCGGCCGGGTCGAGGGCCTGGTGATGGGCGCTGTTGACCTCCGCCCGCGCACCCAGCACGACGGCCAGGCGGCTCCCGGCCTCCACGTCCACCGGATGCCCGCTGTCCCGGCCCTCCACCTGCGCATGGACCTCGCCCGCATCGGGAAGATGCTGAATCAGCCGCCCGCCGAGCGCGACCTGGATGACCTGGAGGCCGCGGCAGATGCCGAACACGGGGCGGCCTCTTTCGAGGGCCAGGCGAACCAGCACGATTTCCGACTCGTCGCGGGCTCGATTCACCATGTTCGTGCGCGCGTGGCGCGCGGCGCCGTACAGGTCCGGGTCCACGTCCCCGCCGCCGGGCAGCAGCAGCGCCGCGAAATCCGGGGGCGGCGGCTCGTCCGGCCGGGTCCATTCGAAGTCGATCCCGGCGGACCCGAGCCAGCGCGCATAGCGCCGGTCGGCCTCCTCGTTCAACGTGCTCGAAACCAGCCACTTCATCCCCGCGTCATCCTTGACCTTTGACTCATCGTAGCGAATATTCCGCCGCATGAACATCGAATGCGTGGTGGTCGGGCCGTTCGAGGTGAACAGCTATGTCGCGT from Kiritimatiellia bacterium includes these protein-coding regions:
- a CDS encoding gamma-glutamyl-gamma-aminobutyrate hydrolase family protein — its product is MKWLVSSTLNEEADRRYARWLGSAGIDFEWTRPDEPPPPDFAALLLPGGGDVDPDLYGAARHARTNMVNRARDESEIVLVRLALERGRPVFGICRGLQVIQVALGGRLIQHLPDAGEVHAQVEGRDSGHPVDVEAGSRLAVVLGARAEVNSAHHQALDPAEPGRGLRFVARSPGGIVEAVEGDGVPVLAVQWHPERMPPGHPASRDVLRLFQALASEGNPA